The region AACACCCCACGGGTCAGGAAGTTCGTGACGCATTTGCAGAACGCATTCCCCGATATTCCAGTTTATTGGCATGACGAACGGTTTACCTCCGTCATGGCATTACAGGCGATGATTGCGGGCGGCAGCACAAAAAAAGACAGACGAGAGAAAGGTAACATTGACAAAGTCAGTGCCGCCATCATTCTCCAGTCATATATGGAAAGAAACCGTCTGAACCGGGATTTATAAGATTTTATTGATTTGCATGATTCCGATCACATGTTGATCAATCACATAATCAAGGCAATCCATAAAATCCTGCAAGTCCCGGTTCAGACAATATACTATTATGATTCTCCCAATTATTGCCTACGGCGACCCGGTATTACGGAAGCGGGCCAAAGACATTGAACCCGGTAGTCTCGACGTCAAAACGTTGAGCCAGAACATGTTCGAAACCATGTATGCGGCATCGGGCATTGGCTTGGCGGCTCCGCAGATCGGGCAGAGTGTACGGATGTTTGTGGTCGATGGTGAGCCGCTGAACGAAGATGAGCCGGAAGAGGACATCGACCAAAGCCTGGTTGGCTTTAAGAAGGTGTTTATCAACCCGGAAATCATTGAAGAAGCCGGCGACGATTGGGGCTTCGAAGAAGGCTGCCTGAGCATCCCCGGCATTCGGGGCGAAGTGTTCCGCCCCGAAATTATCGTGATCCGCTACTTCGATGTCGACTGGAACGAGCACGAAGAAGAATACGACGGCATGGCCGCCCGGATTATCCAGCACGAATACGATCACCTCGACGGCAAGCTATTCACGGATTACCTTCCTTCTCTCCGCCGGACGCTCATCAAGAAAAAGCTGTCCGATATTTCGAAAGGAAAGACAGACGCGGAGTACAAGATGAAATTTCCCAAGTAGAGACGCAATACGTTGCGTCTCCTATGCGTCAGCCAGAACCATCCGGAATACGAGACGCAACGTATTGCGTCTCTACAAAAATCATGAACATCACCCTCCTCCAAACTAACCTGTACTGGCATGACCCGGTGGCGAACCGCGCCATGCTGGAGGAGCGTATCTTTAACTTACCTGATCCAACAGACCTGATCGTGCTGCCCGAAATGTTCACAACAGGATTCACAATGGACGCCCGTGCGGTAGCCGAACCCATGAATCTGACGACGTTTCGGTGGATGAAGCAGATGGCCTCCCAGACGGGGGCAGTAGTGACCGGGAGTTACGTGGTTAAAGAGAATGGAAATTTCTTCAACCGACTCATCTGGATGCAGCCCGATGGGCAGTTTGATACCTACGACAAACGCCACCTGTTTCGTATGGCGGGCGAAGATACCGTTTACACAGCCGGTGCCCAACGAATTGTGAAAGAATGGAAAGGCTGGCGTATCTGCCCGCTTGTCTGCTACGACCTACGTTTCCCCGTATGGAGCCGCAACACCCCCGTACCACCCCACGTACCGACGGACTTCAGTCCGTCACCTAAACCTACCACCTTCGACTACGACCTGTTGCTGTACGTAGCCAACTGGCCAGCCGCCCGCCGAAACCCCTGGAACACACTCCTGCAAGCCCGCGCCATCGAAAACCTAAGTTATGTTGTCGGCGTCAACCGAGTCGGACAGGATGGAAACGGGCACCCCTACTCCGGCGATTCCGCCGTTATCGACTTTAAAGGCGAAGTACTGTTCAGGGAAACAGACGTTGAAACGGTTCATCAGCAAACGCTCTCCCTGGACGAGTTACGCGCTTTCCGCACCAAATTCCCGGCCAATCTGGACGCTGATTCGTTTACGCTCTTGCCTTAGTGCTTTTACACGAGTCTTTTCATAAGAAAGAGGCATCGTTTAAAACCAGAACTACTCACTGGCGTTAAGCAGTTAAAAAAGTGATGCACAGCAAAAATTAGTATATTGCTTTTATGAAAATTGTCTTAGACATCCCCGATAGCAAAGTTAGCTTTATGATGGAGCTGTTGCGCAGTCTTTCATTTGTTAAAGCTAAACCATTACCCATAGGTACCTCCAGCGAGAAAGCCCAGTTTTTAGCCGAGTTGGGCGAAGCGGTCGAAGAGTTAAACGACGTACTGGCGGGTAAAACGCAGGCTCGCGACGCTTACGGGCTACTCGATGAGTTATGATCTTAAGCGCCTGCCGACTTTCGATAGACAAGCGAAACGGTTAGCTCGGAAATACCCGTCGCTAAAAAGCGATCTGCAAACCCTATTTGACTCCCTGCGAGAAGACCCCACACAAGGGGCGGCTCTAGGCAAAGGCTGTTACAAAGTACGTATGGCCATTGGCAGTAAACAACAGGGTAAGTCAGGTGGCGCACGAGTAATCACGTTTGTCAAAGTGACGCAGGAAGCCGTATATCTGCTCGCTCTTTACGACAAATCTGAAAAGGAGACTTAGATGCAGGCGAGTTAGACATCTATCTGGACCTCATTGAAGACGACTCTGAGTCAGAGTAACCAACGGACACTGACTTATAAGCCCTTAATTCATCAGCAAACGCTCTCCCTGGACGAATTACACGCTTTTCGCACCAAATTCCCGGCCAATCTGGACGCTGATTCGTTTACGCTTCGTCTTTAACTGTTTCGAGTAATTCTAGTAACTCCCGCGCATTAGTCAACGTCGTAAACGATTTACCAATCAGTTGCTCATCCGCCACCATCTCATGGGCCCAAGTCGTTGCATAGGGTATGTGAATGGCCCGACCGCCAATATGGATCACAGGCAGTATGTCCGATTTCAACGAGTTGCCGATCATCAGAAAATCGGTGGGTTGCACATTGTATTTTTGCAGGATACGCAGATAGGTCTGTTCATTCTTTTCGCTTACAATTTCAACGTGCTTAAAGTAATGTCCTAACCCCGACCGGGCTATTTTGCTCTCCTGGTCAAATAGATCGCCTTTGGTGAGTACCATCAGGTCGAACTGTTTGGACAGCGTTTCCAGTACCTCACTCACCCCATCCAGTACCTCAATCGGAAAATCGAGCAGCTTTCGCCCTGTGTCAATGATCTGCTGAATCTCGGCTCCAGTGATGGCCCCGTTGGTGAGTTCAATCGCCGTTTCGATCATGGAGAGAATAAAGCTCTTGGCACCGTAGCCAAACACTTGCAAACTACGGATTTGAGCGTCGTAAAACCGGGTCGAAAGCGTCTCTTCATCAACATGATGCGAGAGCATTTCGCACATCTTTTGCTTAACATCTATGTAGTTAGGCTCATTGGCCCACAAGGTATCGTCGGCATCGAACGCGATTAGTTTCATGAACGTGTTGGTTAACGAGTGAGAGTAACAAAGATAGCAGGTCATCAGAATCTTATTCAGTTACCTCCCGTTGCATTAATTTGATTTGCGTACCATTTGGTAATTCCGCAATTTGCCCCCGTTCTAAACGCAATTATTACCGTCAACCCTATGCAGTTCACAGAGCAGGATCAGGACCAGATATTGGTTCAGGGTGTTTCACTCGACCAGATTGACCAGCAGATAAATTAT is a window of Spirosoma linguale DSM 74 DNA encoding:
- a CDS encoding Holliday junction resolvase YqgF (PFAM: Holliday junction resolvase YqgF~SMART: Resolvase RNase H domain protein fold~KEGG: rsq:Rsph17025_1879 Holliday junction resolvase YqgF); translated protein: MARLLAIDYGMKRTGIAVTDPLQLIASALETVPSHEVLKFLKAYLVREPVEAFVVGLPKGLDGEDTDNTPRVRKFVTHLQNAFPDIPVYWHDERFTSVMALQAMIAGGSTKKDRREKGNIDKVSAAIILQSYMERNRLNRDL
- a CDS encoding peptide deformylase (KEGG: similar to CG31373 CG31373-PA~TIGRFAM: peptide deformylase~PFAM: formylmethionine deformylase), whose amino-acid sequence is MILPIIAYGDPVLRKRAKDIEPGSLDVKTLSQNMFETMYAASGIGLAAPQIGQSVRMFVVDGEPLNEDEPEEDIDQSLVGFKKVFINPEIIEEAGDDWGFEEGCLSIPGIRGEVFRPEIIVIRYFDVDWNEHEEEYDGMAARIIQHEYDHLDGKLFTDYLPSLRRTLIKKKLSDISKGKTDAEYKMKFPK
- a CDS encoding Nitrilase/cyanide hydratase and apolipoprotein N- acyltransferase (PFAM: Nitrilase/cyanide hydratase and apolipoprotein N-acyltransferase~KEGG: similar to Nitrilase homolog 1); protein product: MNITLLQTNLYWHDPVANRAMLEERIFNLPDPTDLIVLPEMFTTGFTMDARAVAEPMNLTTFRWMKQMASQTGAVVTGSYVVKENGNFFNRLIWMQPDGQFDTYDKRHLFRMAGEDTVYTAGAQRIVKEWKGWRICPLVCYDLRFPVWSRNTPVPPHVPTDFSPSPKPTTFDYDLLLYVANWPAARRNPWNTLLQARAIENLSYVVGVNRVGQDGNGHPYSGDSAVIDFKGEVLFRETDVETVHQQTLSLDELRAFRTKFPANLDADSFTLLP
- a CDS encoding conserved hypothetical protein (KEGG: tdn:Suden_1721 hypothetical protein), encoding MSYDLKRLPTFDRQAKRLARKYPSLKSDLQTLFDSLREDPTQGAALGKGCYKVRMAIGSKQQGKSGGARVITFVKVTQEAVYLLALYDKSEKET
- a CDS encoding Haloacid dehalogenase domain protein hydrolase (PFAM: Haloacid dehalogenase domain protein hydrolase~KEGG: dat:HRM2_46780 putative haloacid dehalogenase- like family protein), whose product is MTCYLCYSHSLTNTFMKLIAFDADDTLWANEPNYIDVKQKMCEMLSHHVDEETLSTRFYDAQIRSLQVFGYGAKSFILSMIETAIELTNGAITGAEIQQIIDTGRKLLDFPIEVLDGVSEVLETLSKQFDLMVLTKGDLFDQESKIARSGLGHYFKHVEIVSEKNEQTYLRILQKYNVQPTDFLMIGNSLKSDILPVIHIGGRAIHIPYATTWAHEMVADEQLIGKSFTTLTNARELLELLETVKDEA